ACGCGGTCCAGACCTCCTACGGCGGCCCCGAAGGCCTCAAAAAACTCGTGGATGCCTGCCACCAAGCGGGTCTCGCGGTGGTACTGGACGTGGTCTACAACCACTTCGGCCCCGAAGGCAACTACACCGCGGAGTTCGGTCCCTACTTCACCGAGCAGTACCGCACTCCCTGGGGGAGCGCCATCAACTTTGACCACGCCCACAGCGACGGCGTGCGCAACTTTTTTATTCAAAATGCCCTGCACTGGCTGCGGGACTACCACATCGACGCCCTGCGCCTGGACGCCATCCACGCCATTTACGACTTTGGGGCCAAGCACTTTCTCCAGGAGCTGGCCGAGGCGACCGCGCTGCTGTCCCAGGCCGAAGGCCGCCCCCGCTACCTGATCGCCGAGAGCGACCTGAATGATGTGCGGGTGATTCGGCCCCGAGACCTGGGGGGCTACGGCCTGGATGCCCAGTGGAGCGATGACTTTCACCACGCCCTGCGGACGGTGTTGACCGACGAAAAAACTGGCTACTACGCCGACTTTGGCCGGTGTGAGCAGCTGGCAACGGCGATGGAGGAGAGCTTTGTGTATTCGTGGCGCTACTCGCCCTTTCGCCAGCGCTACCACGGCAGCGACGCCCGCGATCGCCCGCCTGTGCAGTTCGTCGTTTCCAGCCGCAACCATGACCAGATCGGCAACCGGATGCTGGGAGAGCGCCTCTCGGTACTCACGAGCTTTGACGGTCTGAAGCTGGCGGCGGCGACGGTGCTGCTTTCTCCCTACATTCCGCTGCTGTTTATGGGCGAAGAGTACGGCGAAGAAGCGCCCTTTTTGTACTTCATTAGCCATACGGACGCCGATCTCGTCGAAGCGGTGCGCCAGGGCCGCCGAGAGGAATTCGCCGATTTTCACGCTGAGGGCGAAGCGCCCGATCCTTTTAGCCGCGAAACCTTTGAGCGATCGACCCTGAACTGGGAGCTGCGCCAGAGCGGCAAACACCAGGTGCTGCTGAGCTTCTATCAGGCGCTGCTGGCGCTGCGGCGATCGCGCCCAGCCCTGCGCACCCTGACCCGTCAAAACCTCCAGGCGATCGGCCACGATGACTCAAAGCTGCTGATTTTGCAGCGATCGGCGGCAGAAAACCACCTGTGGGCCGCCTTCAACTACAGCCTCCAGCCCCAGACCGTGGGCGATCGCCCGCCCCAGGGCACCTGGGAAAAAATCCTCGACTCTGCGGAGCCGCAATGGCAGGGCGCCGGGGCCACCGCTCCCGAAAAGCTCACCCCCGCGGGCGAAACCCTGACCTTGCCCGCCCAGAGCCTGGTGCTCTACGAACGCCGCTTCTAAGGGGCGATCGCCGCGATCGCCTCGCTGACTGAGCCCTCCTCCACCTCTCCCCCTATGCGTATCCCCACCGCCACCTACCGCCTTCAGTTCAACCCCGCCTTTGGCTTCGCCGACGCCGAAAAAATCTTGCCCTACCTGGCTGAGCTGGGAATCTCCGACCTTTACGCCTCGCCGATTTTTGCGGCGCGCTCCGGCAGCACCCACGGCTACGACGTCGTCGACCCCAACCAGATCAACCCCGAACTGGGCTCGTCCCTGGCCTTTGAGCAGCTCCTGCGCACCGCCCAGCAGCACCGGCTGGGCTGGCTCCAGGACATCGTGCCCAACCACATGGCCTACGACAGCCGCAACGCCATGCTGATGGACGTCCTGGCCAACGGCCCGGACTCGGAGTTTCTGGAGTTCTTTGACATCGAGTGGGAGCACCCCTACGACGACATCAAGGGCAAGGTCCTTGCGCCCATGCTGGGAGACTTCTACGGCCAGTGCCTGGAGCGGGGAGAAATCCAGCTCTCCTACGATGAAGCGGGCCTGACGGTCAACTACTACAGCCTGCGCATTCCCCTGCGCATGGAGTCCTACAGCAGCTTCATTAAGCACGATCTGGGTCGCCTAAACCGGGCTCTGGGGCGGCAGCACCCCGACTTTATCAAGCTGCTGGGGGTCCTCTACCTGCTGCGCAGCCTCGCCACCGAAACCTCCGGTCGCCAGCATCGGGACCAGTCAGCCTTTGTCAAAGGCATTCTCTGGGAGCTGTACCGCGATAATCCCGAGATCAAGGCGTTTATTGACAAAAATATCCAGATTTTCAACGGAGAGCCGGGCAAGCCAGAAAGCTTCGATTTGCTTGATGAGCTACTGAACGATCAGTGGTTTCGCTTGGCCTTCTGGAAGGTGGGCGCTGAGGAGCTAAACTACCGCCGCTTCTTTACGGTGAATGAGCTGATCTCGATGCGGGTCGAGGATCGCAAGGTGTTTCAGCGGACCCACGAGCTGATCACTGACTTGGTGGCCCAGGGCCGCTTTACGGGGCTGCGCATCGACCACGTGGACGGCCTGTACGACCCGGCCCAGTACCTCCAGCGCCTGCGGGAGGCGGTGGGAGACACCTATATTCTGGTCGAGAAAATTCTGGAGACCGATGAAGCCCTGCCGCAGGACTGGCCGATCCAGGGGACGTCGGGCTATGACGCCCTGATTTATCTCAATACACTGTTTTGTCAGCCAGCCCACCAGGACCGCTTTAGCGCCATCTACGCCCGCTTTAATGATTTCACGGCGCCCTATCACCAGCTCGTGATCGAGAAGAAGCGCCTGATCGCGGAGAAAAACCTGGCGGGGGACGTGGACAATCTGGCCCGCCTGCTGAAGCGGATTGCGGGGCGGCACCGGTCGGGGCGCGACTTCACGCTCAATGGCCTGAAGCGGGCGATCTCGGAGGTGCTGGTGCTGTTTCCGATCTATCGCACCTACATCACGGAGGCGGGGGTGAGCGATCGCGATCGCGCCTATGTCCAGGACGTGATGGGTCAGGCCCGCCGAGAAATTCCCCAGCTGGTCAACGAGCTGAACCTGATCGAGCGGCTGCTGCTGCTGGAGTATGACGAGTCCCTGGGCGAGGACGAAAAGAAAGATTGGCTGCGCTTTGCCCTGAAGATCCAGCAGTTCTCGGGGCCGCTGATGGCCAAGGGGATCGAGGATACGTTTTTCTATGTTTACAACCGGTTTGTTTCCCTCAATGAGGTGGGGGGCGCGCCCGACTGCTTTGGCTTTGATCTGAGGGTGTTTCACGCCTTCAATCAGCAGCGCCAGGAAACCTGGCCCCACGCGATGACGGCGTCTTCGACCCACGACACCAAGCGCAGCGAGGACGTGCGATCGCGCCTGAACGTGCTCTCGGAAATCCCCGATCGCTGGGAGGCGGTAGTGACTGCCTGGAGCGAGCTCAACCGAGCCCACAAGGGCTACGTCAGCGGCCTAGCGGCCCCCGACGACAATGACGAATATTTCCTGTACCAGACCCTGGTGGGGGCCTATCCCCTGATGGAGGCGGAGTATCCGGCCTTTGTGCAGCGCATCAAGGACTACGTGATCAAGGCGGTGCGGGAGGCGAAGGTTCACACGGCGTGGCTGCGGCCCGACAGTGACTATGAAGCGGGCTTTTTGCAGTTCATTGACCAGATTTTGGACCCGACGCCGGACAACGCGTTTCTGCAAGATTTGCGAGAATTTCAGCAGATGGTGTCTTTTTATGGCCTGTTCAACAGCCTGTCTCAGGTGCTGCTGAAGGCGACGATGCCGGGGGTGCCGGACTTTTATCAGGGGACGGAGCTGTGGGATCTGAGCTTGGTAGATCCGGACAATCGTCGCCCGGTGGACTTTGAGCAGCGCCTGGAGCTGTTGCGGGACCTGAAGACGGCGGTGAAGAAAGACCTGCCGGGGCTGCTGGAGACGCTGCTGGCCCAGCGCTGGGATGGCCGGATCAAGCTGTTTTTGGTGCACCAGGTGCTGCAAGCTCGGCAGCAGTGGTCGGCCCTGTTTCAGGATGGGAGCTATGTGCCGCTGGCGGTGGCGGGGGCGCGATCGCCCAATGTGGTGGCTTTTGGGCGCCGGCTGGGAGACCAGTGCGCGATCGCCGTGGTGCCGCGCTTTGTGACGGAGCTGGTGCCGCCAGACTGTGATCCCCTGGCGGAGACGGTGTGGCAGGACACCCACCTTGTCTTGCCGGAGGGCTTCCCGCGCACCTGGAAAAATGCG
This genomic stretch from Geitlerinema sp. PCC 7407 harbors:
- the treY gene encoding malto-oligosyltrehalose synthase; amino-acid sequence: MRIPTATYRLQFNPAFGFADAEKILPYLAELGISDLYASPIFAARSGSTHGYDVVDPNQINPELGSSLAFEQLLRTAQQHRLGWLQDIVPNHMAYDSRNAMLMDVLANGPDSEFLEFFDIEWEHPYDDIKGKVLAPMLGDFYGQCLERGEIQLSYDEAGLTVNYYSLRIPLRMESYSSFIKHDLGRLNRALGRQHPDFIKLLGVLYLLRSLATETSGRQHRDQSAFVKGILWELYRDNPEIKAFIDKNIQIFNGEPGKPESFDLLDELLNDQWFRLAFWKVGAEELNYRRFFTVNELISMRVEDRKVFQRTHELITDLVAQGRFTGLRIDHVDGLYDPAQYLQRLREAVGDTYILVEKILETDEALPQDWPIQGTSGYDALIYLNTLFCQPAHQDRFSAIYARFNDFTAPYHQLVIEKKRLIAEKNLAGDVDNLARLLKRIAGRHRSGRDFTLNGLKRAISEVLVLFPIYRTYITEAGVSDRDRAYVQDVMGQARREIPQLVNELNLIERLLLLEYDESLGEDEKKDWLRFALKIQQFSGPLMAKGIEDTFFYVYNRFVSLNEVGGAPDCFGFDLRVFHAFNQQRQETWPHAMTASSTHDTKRSEDVRSRLNVLSEIPDRWEAVVTAWSELNRAHKGYVSGLAAPDDNDEYFLYQTLVGAYPLMEAEYPAFVQRIKDYVIKAVREAKVHTAWLRPDSDYEAGFLQFIDQILDPTPDNAFLQDLREFQQMVSFYGLFNSLSQVLLKATMPGVPDFYQGTELWDLSLVDPDNRRPVDFEQRLELLRDLKTAVKKDLPGLLETLLAQRWDGRIKLFLVHQVLQARQQWSALFQDGSYVPLAVAGARSPNVVAFGRRLGDQCAIAVVPRFVTELVPPDCDPLAETVWQDTHLVLPEGFPRTWKNALTQEAIAGSGTLAIADALRQFPVALLVGAEA
- the treZ gene encoding malto-oligosyltrehalose trehalohydrolase, which codes for MRVGAAYLGSDRCEFTVWAPDKQSVSLEILAPEPQTIPLTKGDRGYWRAVVTTPPDTRYGYRIDGGELRPDPASHFQPEDVHGSSAVVDHSAYRWGDRDWQGLPLADYVIYELHVGTFSSEGTFEAIVPRLADLKALGMTAIELMPVAQFPGDRNWGYDGVYPYAVQTSYGGPEGLKKLVDACHQAGLAVVLDVVYNHFGPEGNYTAEFGPYFTEQYRTPWGSAINFDHAHSDGVRNFFIQNALHWLRDYHIDALRLDAIHAIYDFGAKHFLQELAEATALLSQAEGRPRYLIAESDLNDVRVIRPRDLGGYGLDAQWSDDFHHALRTVLTDEKTGYYADFGRCEQLATAMEESFVYSWRYSPFRQRYHGSDARDRPPVQFVVSSRNHDQIGNRMLGERLSVLTSFDGLKLAAATVLLSPYIPLLFMGEEYGEEAPFLYFISHTDADLVEAVRQGRREEFADFHAEGEAPDPFSRETFERSTLNWELRQSGKHQVLLSFYQALLALRRSRPALRTLTRQNLQAIGHDDSKLLILQRSAAENHLWAAFNYSLQPQTVGDRPPQGTWEKILDSAEPQWQGAGATAPEKLTPAGETLTLPAQSLVLYERRF